From the genome of Methanocalculus alkaliphilus:
GTAGGAACCAAGCGGGATTGACGAGAGGATTGATGATGTATTTGTGCTGGTATCGAACTGCTGATTGAAGCCGAAGATCTGTGTGGTATAGGTGACGTTTCTGTACTCGTGGTTCCCTATCCCGATGATGACAAACTGTTCTGTTCCCGCACGGAAGTTCGTCGGGTAGTCCGCAGCCTTCCCCTTCTCCCCGAGGATATAGAACTCGGTAAACTTCTCCCCTTCTTTTGGGACGACGATCACAAAGATGGTGGTGCCGATGGCGAGGATGATGGCGCAGATGAGGATGATGCTCAAAGCGCGATCGAGCCTGTTGCTCTCCACCGGGAAGAGCTCCTCTTGAATCTCTTCCCTGACTTCTTTGAACGGGATCTTCAGTCGTTGGTCGACAGGGAGGATCATCCTCCTGTATGCGGCGATCGTCGCCATTGCGAGGGCGAAGATGACGAGCGAGGTGACGATGGGATCGAGCCGGATCCCCCAGGGTGTGTAGTTTAACCCAAGACCGATTAACGGAACGACCGCGATGGATAACCCAAACGAGAGCGCGATCCGTTCGATCCAGTCGAGATCGTCATCTGCGGGGAAGAGGGCCGCGATGAGGAGGTAGCCTGGAATGAAGAGGATGAAAGGGAGGGCGAAGGCCACCCGAAATGGCGTATTCTGAAGGAAGGGGAGATAGATACAGCTGACGGTTCCGATGATCCAGAGGAGCGCTATCTTCAGATCAATAG
Proteins encoded in this window:
- a CDS encoding DUF1616 domain-containing protein is translated as MKPEPPDIAFDLLNPRTLPIDLKIALLWIIGTVSCIYLPFLQNTPFRVAFALPFILFIPGYLLIAALFPADDDLDWIERIALSFGLSIAVVPLIGLGLNYTPWGIRLDPIVTSLVIFALAMATIAAYRRMILPVDQRLKIPFKEVREEIQEELFPVESNRLDRALSIILICAIILAIGTTIFVIVVPKEGEKFTEFYILGEKGKAADYPTNFRAGTEQFVIIGIGNHEYRNVTYTTQIFGFNQQFDTSTNTSSILSSIPLGSYQIEIPHNETVERRFNFTISDTEINRIQFLLFTEDLPGPGLSPAELVNSSYRDLHLWIRVT